The Obesumbacterium proteus DNA window GCGTGGCTTATAAGCCTGTTCGCTCGTCAAAACGCCTCATTGCGCTGATCTCCGCAATTGGGATGTCCATCTTCTTACAAAACTATGTCAGCCTTACGCAGGGCTCGCGCGATCTGGCGCTGCCGCGCTTGGTGACCGGTCAATGGACGCTAGGGGAAAGCAACGGCTTTGCCGCTAGCATTTCCACCATGCAAATCATTATCTGGGTGGTGACGTTCCTCGCCATGCTGGCGCTGACGTTATTCATCCGTTATTCCCGCATGGGCCGCGCCTGCCGTGCCTGCGCCGAAGATCTCAAAATGGCGAGCCTGCTGGGTATCAGCACCGATCGCGTTATCTCTCTGACCTTTGTGATTGGTGCCGCTATGGCGGCCGTGGCTGGCGTATTGCTGGGGCAGTTTTACGGCGTTATTAACCCATACATTGGGTTTATGGCGGGCATGAAAGCCTTTACTGCGGCGGTGTTAGGAGGTATTGGCAGTATTCCTGGTGCGATGATTGGCGGCCTGATTCTAGGCGTAGCTGAAGCGTTAACCTCGGCGTATCTGAGTACGGAATATAAAGACGTAGTGTCTTTTGCCTTGCTGATTGTGGTGCTGCTAGTGATGCCTACCGGCATCTTAGGGCGCCCGGAGGTTGAGAAAGTATGAAACAGCTCAATCTGGTTAATGCGATTATTTCCACCGTCACGATGTTTGTTCTCGCGTCATTTATTATGGGTGTTCAGCTTGGCCTAGATGGCACCCATTTGGTGGTGAATCTGGCGGATTCTGTCCGCTGGGAATGGATTGGCGCGGGCTGCGTGGTGGTCTTCTTCTTCCAATTGATGCGCCCGATGATCCAGCAGGGTTTCAAGAAAGTCTCCGGCCCCTCTCTAGTGCTACCAAGCTTGGATGGATCCACGCCAAAGCAAAAACTGGTGTTGGCGCTGATCCTCATCGCTGCGGTGGTGTGGCCGTTCGTGGTATCACGTGGCACCGTGGATATTGCCACACTGACGCTTATCTACGTCATGCTGGGGTTGGGTCTGAATGTCGTGGTCGGGCTGTCTGGCTTGCTGGTGCTAGGGTACGGCGGCTTTTATGCCATCGGCGCTTATACCTACGCGTTGCTCAATCACTATTATGGCATTGGATTTTGGGAAAGCCTGCCAATTGCGGGGATCGTTGCCGCGGCCTTTGGCCTGCTGCTGGGATTCCCGGTATTGCGGCTGCGCGGCGACTATTTAGCGATTGTTACGTTAGGTTTCGGCGAAATTGTGCGTATTTTGCTGCTTAACAACACAGATATTACCGGTGGCCCAAACGGCATCAGCCAGATCCCAAAACCGACCTTCTTCGGGCTGGAATTTAACCGCAGCGTGCGCGATGGTGGCTGGGGATCATTCCA harbors:
- the livH gene encoding high-affinity branched-chain amino acid ABC transporter permease LivH, encoding MSEQFLYFIQQMFNGVTLGSTYALIAIGYTMVYSIIGMINFAHGEVYMIGSYVSFIVIAALMMLGIDASWLLIGAAFIVAVVITSAYGWSIERVAYKPVRSSKRLIALISAIGMSIFLQNYVSLTQGSRDLALPRLVTGQWTLGESNGFAASISTMQIIIWVVTFLAMLALTLFIRYSRMGRACRACAEDLKMASLLGISTDRVISLTFVIGAAMAAVAGVLLGQFYGVINPYIGFMAGMKAFTAAVLGGIGSIPGAMIGGLILGVAEALTSAYLSTEYKDVVSFALLIVVLLVMPTGILGRPEVEKV
- a CDS encoding high-affinity branched-chain amino acid ABC transporter permease LivM, which translates into the protein MKQLNLVNAIISTVTMFVLASFIMGVQLGLDGTHLVVNLADSVRWEWIGAGCVVVFFFQLMRPMIQQGFKKVSGPSLVLPSLDGSTPKQKLVLALILIAAVVWPFVVSRGTVDIATLTLIYVMLGLGLNVVVGLSGLLVLGYGGFYAIGAYTYALLNHYYGIGFWESLPIAGIVAAAFGLLLGFPVLRLRGDYLAIVTLGFGEIVRILLLNNTDITGGPNGISQIPKPTFFGLEFNRSVRDGGWGSFHEFFGLKYDPSDRIIFLYLVALLLVVITLFVINRLLRMPLGRAWEALREDEIACRSLGLSPTRIKLTAFTISAAFAGFAGTLFAARQGFVSPESFTFVESAFVLAIVVLGGMGSQFAVILAAVILVVSRELMRDLNEYSMLLLGALMVLMMIWRPQGLLPMKRPQLKFAPRKGGQA